DNA from Rubripirellula lacrimiformis:
CTTTACGCTGATCTCCAACGCCGACCATCCCGGCGTGACCGGTGGTCACAAGGGGACCGCCGCGTTTCTGTCGGGCGTCTACCAACCGGAACGGATTGGTCAGTCGATTGTGATTCGAAATCAGATCACGCTGGACCAGGTGGTTGCCCGCGCGATCGGCGATCAAACGCGGTTTCAGTCGTTGCAGTTTGCGGCCGCCGGTGTCAGCGCAGGCGATTCGCTTTCGTGGAACGACAAGGGCGTACCGCTGCCATGCATTTCGGATCCAATGGCGATCTATGAACAACTGTTCGTCGACGATCCCAACCCGCAGCAGACCGCGCGGATGATGAAGTCCGGTCGCAGCGTGCTGGACCTGATTCATGCCGATGCAAAGCTATTGGCAAAGGACCTGTCGAAGTCCGATCGCCAACGCATGGACCAATACATGACGTCGGTGCGAGATGTGGAATCGGGGATCAGCCGTCGATTGCAGTGGCTGTCGACACCCAAGCCAGGCGTCCCCGCGATTTCGGACCGTGTGACCAACTTTCACGAAAACCTGGATCTGATTCTGGAGCTGACTGCGATCGCCCTCCAGACCGATTCGTCACGAGTGATTTCGATTGCGATCCCAGGCAAGGGGCTGCCGATCGAAGTCGGGAACCGGCGAATCAACGACTACCACGGCCAATCCCATCATGGCAAAGACCCAGCGGTGATCGAACAATTGGTCCAGATCGAACGGATGCACACGGTATCACTGGCAAAGTTCCTGACGCGATTGAAACAAACCCCGACCGCCGAAGGCAACCTACTGGACTGCACGCAAGTGTTGTTCGGCAGCGGCCTTGGCAACGGCAGTTCGCACTCCAACCGTGACCTGCCCGTGCTGCTTGCCGGCGGTGGCTTGCAGCACGGAAAACATGTCCGGCTACGCGAAGGCACACCGTTGTGCAATGTGTTTGTCACCATGCTGCAACGGCTAGGAATCGAAACGGACTCCTTTGCCGGCAGCAACGGCAACGTCAATGAGTTCGTGACCGGTTAACGCCCGTCGCAACCTTCGCCCGTCGCCAGCCTTCGATCGTCCCGATCCAACCGCAACCACATCCTGCTCCGACCATGC
Protein-coding regions in this window:
- a CDS encoding DUF1552 domain-containing protein — its product is MNPLPPKINRRRCLSAAGVTLALPLLESLAHGHAAAQESPPGSVSSPNSDPSPGRTASAAKRLVCMGVSLSMYPGEWNPVDEGSDYVAPKLIEPLADLRRDFTLISNADHPGVTGGHKGTAAFLSGVYQPERIGQSIVIRNQITLDQVVARAIGDQTRFQSLQFAAAGVSAGDSLSWNDKGVPLPCISDPMAIYEQLFVDDPNPQQTARMMKSGRSVLDLIHADAKLLAKDLSKSDRQRMDQYMTSVRDVESGISRRLQWLSTPKPGVPAISDRVTNFHENLDLILELTAIALQTDSSRVISIAIPGKGLPIEVGNRRINDYHGQSHHGKDPAVIEQLVQIERMHTVSLAKFLTRLKQTPTAEGNLLDCTQVLFGSGLGNGSSHSNRDLPVLLAGGGLQHGKHVRLREGTPLCNVFVTMLQRLGIETDSFAGSNGNVNEFVTG